The proteins below are encoded in one region of Myxococcales bacterium:
- a CDS encoding protein kinase, with translation MENAPVRPGDVIAGKFRVERLLGEGGMGVVVAALHLELEQRVAVKFLLPEIAKRNDAAERFRREARAAVKIRSEHVARVLDVGSTEDGVPYMVMEYLEGHDLGDELRERGQLPVGEAVSFMLQASEAVAEAHAAGIVHRDLKPANLFLSKRADGSRLIKVLDFGISKSVMGGSSSDLSLTATSALIGSPLYMSPEQMHSAKNVDTRTDIWALGAILFQLLANRPPYVAESIPQLCSALLNDLPPPLSDFRPDIPPELQAVVTRALAKDREQRWQSVGDMSLALCEFAPEARVHAERASRMHSSQSGITTPSLTDAEREVPPRPASVSVAISNDSPLANLPTESSSPKAIAERTLNSWGKTGGSQSAAAEKPRRPIAAIAAGGVAALALVAFGVSRTTATATPSATPATEPPATLAAQSPVPAEPTPAVAPAPIPKPQEPVAADVADAAAQPTPAKPAVKSTPAHVNVPGERPNKPSTKPPPPTDFGGRR, from the coding sequence ATGGAGAATGCCCCCGTCCGCCCTGGCGACGTGATCGCCGGCAAGTTCCGAGTCGAGCGCCTGCTCGGCGAGGGTGGCATGGGTGTGGTGGTCGCGGCGCTGCACCTCGAGCTCGAACAACGCGTCGCGGTAAAATTCCTGCTCCCGGAGATCGCCAAGCGTAACGACGCGGCAGAGCGCTTCCGACGGGAGGCGCGCGCCGCCGTGAAGATCCGAAGTGAGCATGTCGCGCGTGTGCTCGACGTGGGCAGCACCGAGGACGGCGTCCCCTACATGGTCATGGAGTACCTCGAGGGGCACGACCTGGGAGACGAGCTGCGCGAGCGGGGTCAGCTACCCGTTGGCGAGGCCGTGAGCTTCATGCTGCAGGCCAGCGAGGCGGTCGCCGAGGCACACGCTGCTGGCATCGTGCATCGTGATCTGAAGCCCGCCAACCTGTTCCTGTCCAAACGGGCAGACGGCTCCCGGCTGATCAAGGTCCTGGACTTCGGCATTTCGAAGTCCGTCATGGGAGGGTCGAGCTCGGATCTTTCCCTGACTGCCACCTCCGCCTTGATCGGCTCGCCGCTCTACATGTCGCCGGAGCAGATGCACTCTGCAAAGAACGTCGACACCCGCACGGACATCTGGGCGCTCGGAGCGATCCTGTTCCAGCTCTTGGCGAATCGACCGCCCTACGTCGCCGAGTCGATTCCGCAGCTCTGCAGCGCGCTGCTCAACGACCTGCCACCGCCACTGTCGGATTTCCGACCGGACATTCCCCCGGAGCTCCAGGCTGTCGTCACGCGTGCGCTGGCCAAGGACCGAGAGCAACGTTGGCAGAGCGTCGGTGACATGTCGCTCGCTCTCTGCGAATTTGCACCTGAGGCCCGCGTTCACGCCGAGCGCGCCTCGCGCATGCATTCATCCCAGAGCGGCATCACCACGCCGTCTCTGACCGACGCGGAGCGCGAAGTTCCGCCGCGCCCAGCGAGTGTTTCGGTGGCCATCTCCAATGACTCCCCACTGGCAAACCTGCCGACGGAGTCCAGCTCTCCGAAGGCCATTGCAGAGCGCACGCTGAACTCCTGGGGCAAGACCGGCGGCTCGCAGAGCGCCGCAGCCGAAAAACCCCGGCGGCCCATTGCGGCCATCGCCGCGGGCGGTGTGGCGGCGTTGGCGCTCGTTGCTTTTGGCGTCAGCCGCACGACCGCCACGGCGACGCCGAGCGCGACGCCTGCCACCGAGCCACCCGCTACGCTGGCCGCTCAGAGCCCGGTTCCAGCGGAGCCCACGCCCGCGGTCGCCCCCGCACCAATCCCCAAGCCACAAGAGCCCGTCGCCGCGGATGTCGCGGATGCCGCAGCGCAGCCGACACCAGCGAAGCCCGCAGTGAAATCGACCCCCGCCCACGTGAACGTCCCCGGCGAACGACCGAACAAACCGAGCACGAAGCCCCCGCCACCGACTGACTTCGGCGGCCGACGCTGA
- a CDS encoding serine/threonine protein kinase, whose protein sequence is MVKPGDELDGRYRLISEIGAGAYGVVFRGRDLETRGDVAIKVMKQAANTELAKRFEREAVAMARLRGTAAIFVHAFGRTPSNAPYIVMELLRGQDLEAYVEESESKGGRLKAARMLELMRPVATTLSAAHQQGIVHRDLKPSNIFVVDVAAGGGVRLMDFGLVKLLGAESLTSAGIVAGTPSYIAPEAWKGDPTTLDHRIDVYSLGVLVFRLLSGQVPYPTKSMLELCGWAAKGERPSLRALRKSLSPSIDVWVQKALAIEPEDRFQSVAALWSALEAVLEERASSPY, encoded by the coding sequence ATGGTCAAGCCTGGCGACGAGCTGGACGGCCGCTATCGCCTGATCTCCGAGATCGGAGCTGGCGCGTACGGAGTCGTCTTCCGCGGTCGGGATCTGGAGACCCGCGGAGACGTGGCGATCAAGGTCATGAAGCAAGCGGCCAACACCGAGCTTGCCAAGCGCTTCGAGCGCGAGGCGGTGGCCATGGCACGGCTGCGCGGCACAGCCGCCATTTTCGTGCATGCGTTCGGGCGGACGCCGAGCAATGCGCCGTACATCGTGATGGAGTTGCTCCGAGGACAGGATCTCGAGGCGTACGTCGAGGAGTCCGAGTCGAAGGGCGGCCGGTTGAAGGCCGCGCGCATGCTGGAGCTCATGCGACCCGTCGCCACCACCCTCTCGGCTGCACACCAGCAGGGCATCGTTCATCGCGATCTGAAACCCAGCAACATATTCGTCGTCGACGTCGCCGCTGGCGGCGGGGTGAGGCTGATGGATTTCGGCCTGGTGAAGCTGCTCGGCGCCGAGAGCCTCACCTCTGCCGGAATCGTCGCGGGCACCCCCAGCTACATCGCACCGGAGGCCTGGAAGGGTGACCCCACCACCCTCGATCATCGAATCGACGTCTACTCACTGGGTGTGTTGGTGTTCCGCTTGCTCAGCGGTCAGGTCCCGTATCCGACCAAGAGCATGCTCGAGCTCTGCGGATGGGCGGCGAAAGGTGAGCGGCCGAGCTTGCGTGCGCTGCGCAAGAGCCTGTCACCGAGCATCGACGTCTGGGTGCAGAAGGCACTCGCTATCGAACCCGAAGACCGCTTTCAGTCCGTGGCCGCTCTCTGGAGCGCGCTCGAGGCGGTGTTGGAGGAACGAGCGTCGTCGCCCTACTGA